The following DNA comes from Streptomyces globosus.
TCTTGCCGGCCGAGCAGGCCGTGGCCGCGAGCACGAGCAGTGCCGCCCCGGAGATGACGCCGGTACGCCGGAGGTGGGACATGGCTGGATCCTCGTCTGTGCGGTGATGGCGGGCCTTGACCGCAGCCTGCCGCGGGCCGGCCCGCCGGGCATCCGCTGGGCACCCGCCCGGATGACGGCCGGACGGGGGACTCCGCCGTCCGCCCGGGCCGGTTCGGGCCCGCTGCCTGATCCCATGGATGCGGGGCACACGCGTGGCGGGACGGAAGGAGCGTGGGGATGCCCGGAATCCGGAACTGGTCCGGCCGTGTCAAGGCCGGCGCGACCGCGCTCGGCGAACGCCGGGCGCGGATGCAGGCCCGCCACGACGCCGAGGAGCGGGCGGCGCGCCAGCGGGCGTTCGCCGAGGCCCGCCGGGCCCGGACGCGGGCCGCGGACCCGGCGGGGGCGGTGCCGTGGGGAGTGCGGGTCGCGGCGGAGGCCGCCTGGCGGTTCCTGGTGCTGGCGGCGGCCGTGTGGGTCGTGATGCAGGTGATCGGGTCGGTGCGGCTGGTCGTCCTGGCGTTCGTCGCGGCGCTGCTGGTCACCGCGCTGCTCCAGCCGACCGTCGCGCGGCTGCACCGGGCCGGGCTGTCGCGGGGGCTCGCCACCGCGGTGACGGCACTGTGCGGGTTCGCCGTCCTCGGCCTGATCGGCTGGTTCATCACCTGGCAGGTGTCGGACAACCTGGGGAACCTGTCCGGCCGGCTCCAGGAGGGCATCGAGGAGCTGAAGCGGTGGCTGCTGAACAGCCCGCTCCACGTCACGGAGCAGCAGATCAGCGATGTCGCGTCGAGCCTGAGCGACGCGATCGGGACGAGTACCAGCGAGATCACCTCGACCGGTCTGCAGGGCGTGACCGTCCTGGTCGAAGTGATCACCGGGATGCTGCTGGCGATGTTCTGCACGCTGTTCCTGCTGTACGACGGCCCGCGCATCTGGCGGTGGACGCTGGGCCTGGTGCCGGCCGCGGCCCGGCCGGGTATGTCGGGTGCGGGCCCGATGGCGTGGCGGACGCTCACGGCCTATGTGCGGGGCACGCTGATCGTGGCGTTCATCGACGCCTTGTTCATCGGGATCGGCATCTACTTCCTGGGGGTGCCGCTCGCCGTCCCGATCGCCGTCGTGATCTTCCTGGCGTCGTTCGTGCCGCTGGTCGGCGCCGTGGTCTCGGGGGCGCTCGCCGTCGTCGTGGCCCTGGTCACGCAGGGGGTGTTCACCGCGCTGATGACGCTGCTGGTGGTGCTCGTCGTGCAGCAGATCGAAGGCCACGTGCTGCAGCCGTTCATCCTCGGACGGGCCGTGCGGGTCCACCCGCTGGCGGTCGTCCTGGCCGTGGCCACCGGCGGGCTGGTCGCCGGGATCGGCGGGGCGGTGGTGGCCGTTCCGCTGGTCGCCGTCGGCAACACGGTGGTCGGGCATCTGCGGGCCCACGCGGGCGAGAACGGGGCGACGGAGTCAGGGCCGTCGGAGTCGGGGGCGGGGCCGTCGGAGTCGGGGCCGGGAGCGGGGCCGGGCGGGGCCGGGGAGCCGCCCGCGGCGGCTGCGGAACCGGAACGGCCCGCCGCGCGGCCGGAGGACCCGGCCTGACGCCCGGCCGGGGCCGGGTGCCGCGCCGGTCCGGCCGTACGGCGGGCCGTTCGCGCCGGATCCGGCCCGTGGCAGCGGGCGCCGGCTCCGGCCGCGCGGGCGTGTCGGATCAGATGCGGCCGCGCCACTCGCCGGTCGGGGTGCCGCGGTCCTCGATGAAGTGCTTGAACCGGGTCAGATCGCCCTTGACCCGGCGGTCGACGAAGCCCGCCTTGTCGCCGATGTTCTCCGCCATCCCCTCGGGCTCGAAGTCCATCATGAGCGTGACCTGCGTGTGCGTCGGGTCGATCGGCTCGAAGGTGACGACGCCGGACTGCTCGGTGGAGCCGCCCACGGTCACCCAGGCGACCTTGCGGTCGGGCACCTGCTCGGTGATCTCCGCGTCGAACTCCCGCTCCACGCCGGCGATCTTCGTCACCCAGTGGGTCAGCGTGTCCGTGCGCTGCTCGATCCGCTCGACGCCGTCCATGAACGCGGGGAACGACTCGAACTGCGTCCACTGGTCGTAGGCCGTCCGGACGGGGACGTCGACCTCGATCGATTCCTTCACGTGCGACATTGCGTGCTCCCCACTCTTCGGATATCCGGCGGGCGTCGGCGCGGGCTGCCCGCCTGCGCCACCCTCCGCGGGCACCGGTCGGCGCCCTCGGTCCGCCCTTGCCCGGCGGGCTCGCGGTGATGCGCCCGAATGCCGGTTTCGCTGTGGCGCGGAGGGCCTCCCGCGCCCCGGACGAACCGGTCGGCGGGCCGGACGCCGCGGATCGTGGTCGGCTGGATGCAGGGACGCCGCACCCGGCGCCATGCAGGCGGGCCGGGCGGGACCTGCGTCCCGTCGGGAGGCGACGGACATGGAGTGGGACGAGTCGCAGCGGGCCTGGGCGATGGTGATCGCCACCATCTCGATCATCCTGGCCGACCTGGCGGCGATCATCCTGATGAACACCGTCTGGCGGTGACGGGGTCAGCCCTCGGTCCCCCCGCAGGCGTTCGGGGTGGAAATGGCAGGCGGCACCCGGCCGGTCCACGACCAGGGGCGGCCGCTTCTTCTTCTGCCGCCTCCGCCTCACCATCGCCCCATCCGACACGGCCCGCTGTTCGACGGTTCAGCCGGGAGGCCGGGCGGGCGCCGTGGGACGGGAGCGGCTCAGGCGGACGGGGCCTCGCCGACGGGGCGGATGACCACCGGGTACTCGGGGGAGCCCGCGGGGACCGGGCACTGGGTGATCCTGGCCGCGATCTCGGTCACGCGGTCGAGGCCGGAGCACTCCAGAAGCCAGTAGCCGGCGGTGACGGCCTCGGTGTCTGCGTACGGGCGGTCGGTGACGGCCGGTTCGCGGCCGGGGGCGCCGGTGACGAAGCGGGCTTCGGAGGGCGGCCCGAAGCCCTGGGCGTCCAGGAGTTCGCCTGAGGCGGCGAGTTCCTCGTTGAGTCCGCTCATGAAGGCGAACATCGCCCTGATGTCGTCGCCGCTCCAGGCGGGGGATGCCGGTGAGGGCTTCCCCGCCATCGCGTCGTAGTCCGCCTGGCTCCCCGCCACCGTCACGAAGTACTTCATCCGGGCAGCCAACCACCCTCCGGCCTGCCGGGGCTCGCCTCCGGCCGGGTCGGCGGCGGGTTTCCCCCGGGCGGCGGAGTCAGGAGCCGGCGGCAGGCTCCTGGGTGAGACGTTCCTTCTCCGCCTTCAGCTTGCGCCACACCGTGCCCAGGGCTTCGAGGTCCCGGTCGTCGAGGAGGTCGGTGAAGACCGGCGCGAGGGCCGCGCGCCGGGTGTCGTCGGCCGCGGCGAACACCTTGCGGCCCTCGTCCGTGAGGGAGATCTCGACGGACCGGGCGTCGCGCGCCGAGGGCGTCCGGGAGACGAGGCCGCGGGCCTGGAGGGCGTCGACGACCCGGGAGACCTGGCTGCGGCTGAGCATGGTGCTGTTGCCGAGGACGGAGGCGGGCACCGGCTCCGGGCTGGACGCCAGCCACAGCATGACCTCGAACCAGGACACGG
Coding sequences within:
- a CDS encoding AI-2E family transporter; protein product: MPGIRNWSGRVKAGATALGERRARMQARHDAEERAARQRAFAEARRARTRAADPAGAVPWGVRVAAEAAWRFLVLAAAVWVVMQVIGSVRLVVLAFVAALLVTALLQPTVARLHRAGLSRGLATAVTALCGFAVLGLIGWFITWQVSDNLGNLSGRLQEGIEELKRWLLNSPLHVTEQQISDVASSLSDAIGTSTSEITSTGLQGVTVLVEVITGMLLAMFCTLFLLYDGPRIWRWTLGLVPAAARPGMSGAGPMAWRTLTAYVRGTLIVAFIDALFIGIGIYFLGVPLAVPIAVVIFLASFVPLVGAVVSGALAVVVALVTQGVFTALMTLLVVLVVQQIEGHVLQPFILGRAVRVHPLAVVLAVATGGLVAGIGGAVVAVPLVAVGNTVVGHLRAHAGENGATESGPSESGAGPSESGPGAGPGGAGEPPAAAAEPERPAARPEDPA
- a CDS encoding SRPBCC family protein, which produces MSHVKESIEVDVPVRTAYDQWTQFESFPAFMDGVERIEQRTDTLTHWVTKIAGVEREFDAEITEQVPDRKVAWVTVGGSTEQSGVVTFEPIDPTHTQVTLMMDFEPEGMAENIGDKAGFVDRRVKGDLTRFKHFIEDRGTPTGEWRGRI
- a CDS encoding YciI family protein; its protein translation is MKYFVTVAGSQADYDAMAGKPSPASPAWSGDDIRAMFAFMSGLNEELAASGELLDAQGFGPPSEARFVTGAPGREPAVTDRPYADTEAVTAGYWLLECSGLDRVTEIAARITQCPVPAGSPEYPVVIRPVGEAPSA
- a CDS encoding MarR family winged helix-turn-helix transcriptional regulator; protein product: MPKKLTQAEMPAEDYAFYGLVWAGTVMTERVDRALTKAHGLPVSWFEVMLWLASSPEPVPASVLGNSTMLSRSQVSRVVDALQARGLVSRTPSARDARSVEISLTDEGRKVFAAADDTRRAALAPVFTDLLDDRDLEALGTVWRKLKAEKERLTQEPAAGS